The window ATGGCCGGGCGAATGCCCGTCATCACGTTCACCCTGGGCGTCGCCGGTGTCAGTCTCATGGGCCTGCCGCCCAGCGCCGGATTTGTTGCCAAATGGATGCTGCTCAAGGCCTGCCTGGTCAGTGGGCAGTGGTGGTGGGCCGTGGTCATTGCCCTCGGTGGTCTGCTTACCGCGGCCTATGTTTTCAAGATTCTGGCCTTTGCCTTTGTTCCGGCCAGTGACAAGAATGCGAATTCCCACCCTGATCCCATTGAAAACAAAAGGGTTTCGGAATCCAAAGAGGCCCAGGTCGTTAGGCCCGTTCCCCCGCTGATGACCCTGGCGGCGTTGGCCCTTGCCGTGCTGTGCGTGCTGTTCGGTTTCCGGGCCGAGGAAGTCATCGCCTTGTTGCCCCATGACCTTGGCCTGGATGCCCTGTTGGGCGGGCTGCATTCCGCATCTTCATCAGGAGAAAGACCATGACCATGGGGTTTTGGTTGCCGCTGATCGTCCTGTGCAGTTCCCTGTTCACCGGGCTGATCATCTTCCTCCTGCCAGAGGATCGTTCAGGGTTGCGAACCCTGCTGAACATGACCGGGGCCACTGTAAAAGTGATCGGTGTCTTTGCTATGGCCTGGGGTGTTCTGGCCCAGGGGGTCGACTATGAAGTCCGTTTTGCCATGGGACTGGGTTTCGACTTTCTGCTCAAGGTGGATTTGCTCTCCCTGGCTTTTGTATCGCTGTCCAGTAACCTCTGGTTTCTAACCACCCTCTATGCGGTGGGCTACCTGGAGGGATCGCCAAATCGAAGCCGGTTTTTCGGGTTCTTCAGCCTGTGCGTGACTGCGTCCACCGGTGTGGCCCTGGCCGGCAACCTGATTACCTTCTTCATTTTTTACGAGTTCCTGACCCTGGTCACCTATCCCTTGGTGGTTCATCAAGGCACGCCGCAAGCTCTGGCCGCCGGACGGACGTATCTCTGGTATGCCATGAGCGCTGGAGCCGTGCTGTTTTTGGGAGTGGTCGGACTGCAAACCCTGGCCGGTCCCTTTGACTTTATTTCCGGCGGGGTCCTGGCGGCCATGGATCAAATCGGAACATGGGAAGCCCGGGTTGTTTTTACGTTGTTGATCTGCGGGCTGGCAGTGAAGATCGCCTTTGTGCCCCTGCATGGCTGGCTGCCCGCGGCCATGGTCGCACCTGCGCCGGTCAGCGCGCTGCTGCACGCCGTAGCCGTGGTCAAGGCCGGAGCCTTCGGCATCCTGCGAGTGGTTCAGGACGTCTATGGCAAGGACTTCGCGAGCCAACTCGGAGTGCTGGACCCCCTGGCCGCAGTGGTGGTGGCTACGATTATCTTTGGTTCCCTGCGGGCATTGATGCAAAGCGAGCTAAAGCGCCGTTTGGCATATTCCACGGTCAGTCAGGTGTCATATATCGCCCTTGGTGCCGTGGTTCTTGGCCCCCTGGCCACGGTGGGAGGGTTGGCCCATCTGGTTCACCAAGGGATCATGAAAATCACCCTGTTTTTTTGTGCCGGAATTTTTGCCCGCTCCCGAAATATTCACCGCGTTGACCAGATGGACGGTTTGGGCCGGACCATGCCCGTGACCATGGCCTTGTTCACTATCGCCTCCCTCGGCATGATCGGCGTGCCTCCGGTGGCCGGCTTTGTCAGTAAATGGTACCTGGCCCAGGGCGGAATCCAGGCTGGTCAAGACTGGGTGGTGGCGGTTTTGATCCTTAGCAGCCTGCTCAACGCGGCCTATTTTTTACCTATCCTGCACCGGGCCTGGTTTCGGCCCTGCTTGGGGGCCCCCGGAGATGAAATGCCGGAAGCCGCTTCCAATGGGGCCTGGAAAGCACCCCCAGGTATGTGCCGGATCTTTGAAGCACCGTGGATGCTTCTGCTGCCTACCTTGGCCACGGCTCTTTTTTCCTTGGCTGCCGGGGTTTTCGCCGGTTGGGAATGGAGTCCGTTGGGTGTTGCGAAAATCATCAGCGCCGGTCGGGGGGCATTTCCGTGAGTCGCATGGAAGGATCAATCATCCTTATGGGCAGGCCTTGCGTCTGCCCAGGGCGACCGCAAGGATCACCCCTGTGTAATGAAGGTAAATCCTGAAGAAAACAGAGGTATCAGAAAATCATGATCTGGCTGGGCGTCATCGGCTTTCCGCTCCTTGTATGCTGCCTGCTTGGTTTTGGCCGAGTGCGGGATGTGGCCGCCGGTCCAGGGCTTTGGCTCGCTCCGTTGCCGGCTCTGGGGCTGGCCCTGTTCGTTGAGGGAGGAGCACCTGGTTTTTTTCCGGCCTTGTTTTTGGAAACCACGCTTCACTTCGGAACATATGGGCGGCTTTTTCTGTTCCTGACCGCCGTGCTGTGGACAGCAGCCGGAGTGTTTGCCTGGTCCGCGGCGCAGGGCGTGTCCGGTGGCCGGGATCGAATCCGTTTCGCTTTCTTTTTTTTGGTCACCCTGACGGGCAACCTCGGGGTTTGCCTGGCCCAGGACCTTGCCTCCTTTTATGTCTTTTTTGCCACGATGAGTTTTGCCGCCTATGGGTTGATCGTCCACGATCAATCTCCCAAGGCGCTGTATGCCGGGAAAATCTATCTGATCATGGCCGTAGTCGGGGAGGTTCTGCTGGCGACGGCTTTTTTTTACGCCGGAATCCTCGGTGACAGTCTGCTCTTCACTGACGCGGCGCAAGCGCTGACAGACCCGAATGCAGGATATGCCCAATCGACTCTGGGGTCGACCCTGGTCTTCTCACTGGCCGTGGCTGGTTTCGGAATCAAGGCCGGGGTGATCGGGTTGCATCTCTGGCTGCCTTTGGCCCACCCGGCGGCGCCCACCGCGGCCAGCGCGGTCCTCAGCGGGGTGATGATCAAGATCGGCCTGTTGGGCTGGCTGCAATTGTTTCCCCTCGTTGCCGGGCAGCCCGCCTGGGGAATGGTGCTGGCCTGGCTGGGCTTGTCCGGTGCGGTCTACGCCGTAGCCGCCGGCTTCACCCAGCATGATCCAAAAACCATCCTGGCCTATTCCAGCGTCAGTCAGATAGGGCTGATGACCATGGCCGTAGGCTTTATCCTGGCCGCCCCAAGTCACCAGCATGGTGAAGCGTCCTTGGTTAATTCTGTGCCCCTGGCTGGGCTCCTGTTGTTCGTGCTGGTCCACGGCCTGGCCAAGGCTGCCCTTTTTCTCGGCGTAGGCGTGGCCAAGGCGACACCTGGGCAGGCAACCCATCGGCGATGGGTTCTGGCCGGCCTGGCTGCCGTGGGATTGGTCCTGGCTGGGGCGCCGTTCACCGGTGGAGCCCTGGTCAAACAGACCCTGAAATCCGCAGCAGAACAGTTACCGCCGATCTGGAGTGAATTTTTCAGTGCGGTGTTGCCCCTGACCGCCGTGGGCACGACTCTGCTGATGGCCATGTTTCTCTGGCGGATCTGGCAGGTCATGACTGCAGAGAGTTTGCCGCACGGAGTGCATTCCAAGACTGCTGACGATATGAAAAAAGTGAAGCCAATGCGGGGAATGGTTTTAGCCTGGGGCGGACTTTTGCTTCTGGTGGTGGCCTTGCTTCCTTGGGCATCATTGCTGTTCCCGGAAGTCATCAATGCATTGCCTGGACTTTCTGGAAAGGGCTGGAAGGGCGTCTGGGACGGACTATGGCCCATTATCCTGGGATTGATAGCGTCTGGAATGTTTCTCCGACTGAACCGAGGGGGCGGAGAAGGTAACGGGTTGGGTGATCTGGTCCTGTCAGCCCTGGAACGCAGGGCGTCCCGTCTGCACGCCTGGTGGGGCAGCAGTCCATACTGCGATCCGACATGTGGGACCATCAATCTCGTGGCTTGGTCGGACCGGATCCTGCAAAGCCGCTGGATGCAAACCGTGCCGGATCGGATCGAACGGCGGCTACGTTATTGGCATACCGTGGGTGTGTTGTTCGTCGGGTTTGTACTGGCTTTTATTGCCGTGACCTGGTGGAGTGGGCGGTAGGGGTTGAGTTGACTGGGGCGGAATGGCCAGATTGGTTTGCTTTCTCCTTCATGCAAAATGAAACTAATGCTTTTTTTCTCGTTACTATTCAGCACATCCTGGACAAAGCTGGGTGGTTTCCAGGCTTCTCCGGGCATGGACCAGCTTCAGTTCGAAAAGCGGTCAGGAGTCCGTCCATGTCCAGCCGGTGATTCGGCTCCAACTTGACGAGACTTTTTCCAAGATCCTATATTAGGTCTTGAGCAAAAAAAACAGGAGACTTTTCATGCCGACAAATCTCGTTCTTGCTGATGTTACGGCCAGCATATCCGATCTTAAGAAAAATCCCATGAAGACCGTGGAGGCGGGTGATGGCTTTGCCGTGGCGATTTTGAACCGGAACAAGCCGGCCTTTTACTGTGTTCCGTCGTCGGCCTATGAGGCCCTAATGGACAGGCTGGAAGACCTGGAGTTGAACGCATTGGCCGATGCCCGCAAGGATCAGCCGGAAGTGGAAGTGTCTCTCGATGAATTATAAGCTGCGGTTCAAGGAGCAAGCCTTGAAGGAGTGGCAAAAGCTGGACGAACCTCTTCGAGGTCAATTCAAACGAAAGCTCCAGGAGAGGCTGAACAACCCGCATATCCCCGCCTCCCGCCTGTCCGGAAGCGCTAACCGATATAAGATAAAGCTGAAAAGTGTCGGGTATCGTCTGGTCTATGAAGTCCGTGACGCGGTTTTCGTGGTCGTGGTCATCGCAGTGGGGAAGCGTGAGCGTGGTTCGGTTTACAAGATGGCGGCGAAGCGCTGAAGCTCGCTGTATCCATGCTGGATTTCATGGCCCTGGCCTCATGGATTGGACGTTAGGAGATGTTGATAGTGGAATCTGGAATTGAATCCGTGAAGAATTCATCTGAATCGACTGAGCGTTTGATATCGCCATGGAGCATTCCCGGTCGGGACAGTATCTTGGCCCGGATATTGGGGTTCAGTCTGCTCTGGTGGATAGTGATCGAGGGCGGGACATTTTTCTCCGTGCTGGGACTGCTCGGGATCGGGCTTGCAGTGCTGACCAGCTTTTATCTATCGCCTTCGCGAACCTGGCGCGTGCGGCCTCTGGCCGTGCTCCGTTTTCTGCCGTATTTTTTCTGGCAATCATTGCTGGGCGGCCTGGACGTTGCCTCGCGGGCCATGCGTTTGCGGGTGGAGGTGTCGCCCACCGTGATTCCTCACGTCCTTCATTTAAATACCGAGGTGGCCCGAGTGCTCTTCCTCTGGGTGGTCAGCCTTCTACCCGGAACTGCAGCCGTGGATATCCAGGGTGACCAGGTCAGCATTCATGCCTTGGACCAACGTCTCGCCACCCCCGGGGCATTGCGGAATCTGGAAGAAAGAGTCGCGGCATTGTTTCGCATTGACGCTTGAAACGGGGGCCATTACAGCATGAGCCGTGAGTAGCTTCTTTCACAATGCATCGGTATGCTGTTGCACCCATAACGGCCCGAAACCTGCTCAATACGGCGTCTTGTGCTGCCGTTTGGGTACGACCATCACAATCCATATCCCAAACCTGGAGGCAAACGCATGAAGACAAAAATCGTGGTCACGGTAGGGCCGGCAATCGATTCAGAGGACATGCTGCGTCGGATGATCGAACAAGGGGTGCGCATTTTTCGATTGAACTTTTCTCACGGTGACCGGCCCTATTTTGAAACGATCATTGCCCGGTTGAAAAAGCTGGAAGCGGCAATGGACGTCTCCCTGAGCCTGCTCCAGGACCTCTCCGGGCCAAAGATTCGTATCGGGGAAATCGCGGATGCCCCCTGGGACGTATACAAGGACGACCTGATTTGCATGGGGCTTCCCGGTGGACAAAAGGTGTTGGAGTCCACTGGACAAAATCTCCCAACCCTCAGATGGATCGACCTGGATCAGCCGAGAATGCTGGAAGTATTGGAACCCGGAGATACGGTAACCTTAAGCGATGGCGGCTTGCAGTTTCGGGTTCAGGAAAAACTCGATGCTCGCACGGCACTGCTCCAGGCAGCCAATGCCGGGCTACTGTCATCGAAAAAAGGCGTGGCGTTTCCCGGCAAGGTCAGCCCCTTGCCGGCGTTTACGCCCAAGGACCGGATGGATTTGGCCTATGGCCTGGAACTCGGGGTGAACGTGGTGGCTTTGTCCTTTGTCCAGGATGCTGAGGATATTCGCTCCTTGATCAACGAAATGGAGCGTCTTGGCTAT is drawn from Desulfonatronum thioautotrophicum and contains these coding sequences:
- a CDS encoding complex I subunit 5 family protein, whose amino-acid sequence is MTMGFWLPLIVLCSSLFTGLIIFLLPEDRSGLRTLLNMTGATVKVIGVFAMAWGVLAQGVDYEVRFAMGLGFDFLLKVDLLSLAFVSLSSNLWFLTTLYAVGYLEGSPNRSRFFGFFSLCVTASTGVALAGNLITFFIFYEFLTLVTYPLVVHQGTPQALAAGRTYLWYAMSAGAVLFLGVVGLQTLAGPFDFISGGVLAAMDQIGTWEARVVFTLLICGLAVKIAFVPLHGWLPAAMVAPAPVSALLHAVAVVKAGAFGILRVVQDVYGKDFASQLGVLDPLAAVVVATIIFGSLRALMQSELKRRLAYSTVSQVSYIALGAVVLGPLATVGGLAHLVHQGIMKITLFFCAGIFARSRNIHRVDQMDGLGRTMPVTMALFTIASLGMIGVPPVAGFVSKWYLAQGGIQAGQDWVVAVLILSSLLNAAYFLPILHRAWFRPCLGAPGDEMPEAASNGAWKAPPGMCRIFEAPWMLLLPTLATALFSLAAGVFAGWEWSPLGVAKIISAGRGAFP
- a CDS encoding complex I subunit 5 family protein — its product is MIWLGVIGFPLLVCCLLGFGRVRDVAAGPGLWLAPLPALGLALFVEGGAPGFFPALFLETTLHFGTYGRLFLFLTAVLWTAAGVFAWSAAQGVSGGRDRIRFAFFFLVTLTGNLGVCLAQDLASFYVFFATMSFAAYGLIVHDQSPKALYAGKIYLIMAVVGEVLLATAFFYAGILGDSLLFTDAAQALTDPNAGYAQSTLGSTLVFSLAVAGFGIKAGVIGLHLWLPLAHPAAPTAASAVLSGVMIKIGLLGWLQLFPLVAGQPAWGMVLAWLGLSGAVYAVAAGFTQHDPKTILAYSSVSQIGLMTMAVGFILAAPSHQHGEASLVNSVPLAGLLLFVLVHGLAKAALFLGVGVAKATPGQATHRRWVLAGLAAVGLVLAGAPFTGGALVKQTLKSAAEQLPPIWSEFFSAVLPLTAVGTTLLMAMFLWRIWQVMTAESLPHGVHSKTADDMKKVKPMRGMVLAWGGLLLLVVALLPWASLLFPEVINALPGLSGKGWKGVWDGLWPIILGLIASGMFLRLNRGGGEGNGLGDLVLSALERRASRLHAWWGSSPYCDPTCGTINLVAWSDRILQSRWMQTVPDRIERRLRYWHTVGVLFVGFVLAFIAVTWWSGR
- a CDS encoding type II toxin-antitoxin system Phd/YefM family antitoxin, whose translation is MPTNLVLADVTASISDLKKNPMKTVEAGDGFAVAILNRNKPAFYCVPSSAYEALMDRLEDLELNALADARKDQPEVEVSLDEL
- a CDS encoding type II toxin-antitoxin system RelE family toxin, with protein sequence MNYKLRFKEQALKEWQKLDEPLRGQFKRKLQERLNNPHIPASRLSGSANRYKIKLKSVGYRLVYEVRDAVFVVVVIAVGKRERGSVYKMAAKR
- a CDS encoding Na+/H+ antiporter subunit E, whose translation is MKNSSESTERLISPWSIPGRDSILARILGFSLLWWIVIEGGTFFSVLGLLGIGLAVLTSFYLSPSRTWRVRPLAVLRFLPYFFWQSLLGGLDVASRAMRLRVEVSPTVIPHVLHLNTEVARVLFLWVVSLLPGTAAVDIQGDQVSIHALDQRLATPGALRNLEERVAALFRIDA